One stretch of Variovorax sp. 54 DNA includes these proteins:
- a CDS encoding TRAP transporter large permease, translating to MTVTIFIVSLLGAMALGIPISYSLLVCGVSLMGWLAYTGGLPAFDSQIIAQRFVDGADNFPLLAVPFFLLAGEFMNAGGLSRRIVNLAMAWVGHYRGGMGYVAVLAAIIMASLSGSAVADTAALAALLIPMMKAAGYQMNRSAGLIAAGGIIAPVIPPSIGLIVFGVAGNVSITKLFLAGIVPGILMGLAVGVAWWIVARKDNVKSSPRVPWGERLKVSAQGSLALALPVIIIGGMKFGVFTPTEAAVVAAVYSLVVGLFIYRELKVKDLYRLTLAAGKTTAVVMFLVAAAMVSAWLITVANIPTEVVALLEPFLGNKILLMFVMMVLIVIVGTALDFTPTVLILTPVLMPVVLKAGIDPVYFGVLFIMNNAIGLITPPVGTVLNVVSGVARISMDDAFKGVMPFFIAHLVVLFTLVFFPQLVTVPLQWWMGR from the coding sequence TTCATCGTCTCTTTGCTCGGCGCCATGGCACTGGGCATTCCGATCTCGTACTCGCTGCTGGTGTGCGGCGTCTCGCTGATGGGCTGGCTGGCCTACACCGGCGGCCTGCCGGCCTTCGACAGCCAGATCATTGCGCAGCGTTTTGTCGACGGTGCCGACAACTTCCCGCTGCTCGCGGTGCCGTTCTTCCTGCTGGCTGGCGAGTTCATGAATGCGGGCGGGCTCAGCCGGCGCATCGTGAACCTGGCCATGGCCTGGGTTGGCCACTACCGCGGCGGCATGGGCTACGTGGCGGTGCTGGCGGCGATCATCATGGCGTCGCTGTCGGGCTCGGCCGTGGCCGACACGGCTGCGCTGGCCGCGCTCCTCATCCCCATGATGAAGGCCGCCGGCTACCAGATGAACCGATCCGCCGGCCTCATTGCCGCGGGCGGCATCATCGCGCCGGTGATCCCGCCGTCGATCGGGCTCATCGTGTTCGGCGTGGCGGGCAACGTGTCGATCACCAAGCTGTTCCTCGCGGGCATCGTGCCCGGCATCCTGATGGGGCTGGCGGTGGGCGTGGCCTGGTGGATCGTGGCCCGAAAGGACAACGTGAAGTCCTCGCCGCGCGTGCCCTGGGGCGAGCGGCTGAAGGTCTCGGCGCAGGGCAGCCTGGCGCTGGCGCTGCCGGTCATCATCATCGGCGGCATGAAGTTCGGCGTCTTCACGCCGACCGAAGCAGCCGTGGTCGCGGCCGTCTATTCGCTCGTGGTGGGTCTCTTCATCTACCGCGAGCTCAAGGTCAAAGACCTGTACCGCCTCACGCTCGCGGCGGGCAAGACCACCGCGGTGGTGATGTTCCTCGTGGCCGCCGCGATGGTGAGCGCCTGGCTCATCACGGTGGCCAACATCCCGACCGAGGTGGTGGCGCTGCTGGAGCCCTTCCTGGGCAACAAGATCCTGCTGATGTTCGTGATGATGGTGCTGATCGTCATCGTGGGCACCGCGCTCGACTTCACGCCCACCGTGCTTATCCTCACGCCCGTGCTGATGCCCGTGGTACTCAAGGCCGGCATCGACCCGGTGTACTTCGGCGTGCTGTTCATCATGAACAACGCCATCGGCCTTATCACGCCGCCCGTGGGCACGGTGCTCAACGTGGTGAGCGGCGTGGCGCGCATCTCGATGGACGATGCCTTCAAGGGTGTGATGCCCTTCTTCATCGCCCACCTGGTGGTGCTGTTCACGCTGGTGTTCTTCCCGCAGCTCGTGACCGTGCCGCTCCAGTGGTGGATGGGGCGCTAG